In Rhipicephalus microplus isolate Deutch F79 chromosome 9, USDA_Rmic, whole genome shotgun sequence, one genomic interval encodes:
- the Rae1 gene encoding ribonucleic acid export 1 encodes MFGSAGTSVNFGGGVGMFSGTAATGTHNPMKDFEVVSPPEDSISSMAFSPASLPQNFLVAGSWDNQIRCWEVQSTGQTIPKAQQTHQGPILDVAWSDDGSKVFSASCDKTVKMWDLNSNQAMSIAQHDAPVKTVHWVKAPNYSCIMTGSWDKTLKFWDTRTPTPMLTINLPERCYCADVVYPMAVVSTAGRSIIIYQLEGQPQEYKKVESPLKYQHRCVSIFQDKKAQPNGFALGSVEGRVAIQYVNAQNPKDNFTFKCHRANGTTNGFQEIFAVNDIAFHPVHMTLATVGSDGKFSFWDKDARTKLKTSEQMEQPITRCCFNARGEIFAYAVSYDWSKGHEFHNPQKKNYIFLHSCFEELKPRVKK; translated from the exons ATGTTTGGGTCGGCAGGCACGTCAGTAAACTTCGGCGGTGGAGTCGGCATGTTTTCCGGAACGGCGGCCACCGGCACACACAATCCGATGAAGGATTTCGAAGTCGTCTCGCCACCGGAGGACTCCATCAGTAGCATGGCGTTCAGTCCGGCGTCCCTGCCTCAAAACTTTCTCGTTGCTGGGAGCTGGGACAACCAG ATCAGGTGTTGGGAGGTGCAGAGCACGGGACAGACCATCCCCAAGGCACAACAGACGCATCAGGGACCCATTCTCGACGTAGCCTGGAGCGAC gatGGAAGCAAGGTCTTCTCCGCCTCCTGCGACAAAACTGTCAAGATGTGGGATCTGAACAGCAATCAGGCCATGTCAATAGCGCAG CACGACGCACCGGTGAAAACAGTGCACTGGGTGAAAGCCCCAAATTACAGCTGCATCATGACCGGAAGCTGGGACAAGACACTCAAG TTTTGGGACACGAGGACACCGACGCCAATGCTCACGATCAACCTTCCGGAGCGTTGCTACTGTGCTGACGTA GTGTACCCCATGGCTGTCGTCAGCACAGCAGGCAGGTCTATTATAATCTACCAGCTCGAGGGCCAGCCCCAAGAGTACAAAAAGGTTGAATCGCCGCTCAAGTACCAG CATCGTTGTGTTTCCATATTCCAAGACAAAAAGGCTCAGCCCAATGGCTTCGCCCTCGGAAGCGTTGAGGGACGCGTGGCCATTCAGTACGTGAACGCCCAGAATCCCAAGGACAACTTCACGTTCAAGTGTCACCGAGCTAATGGCACGACAAATGGCTTCCAGGAGATCTTTGCG GTCAATGACATCGCATTCCACCCCGTTCACATGACGCTAGCAACGGTTGGCTCGGACGGCAAGTTCAGCTTCTGGGACAAGGATGCCCGCACCAAGCTGAAGACGTCTGAACAGATGGAGCAGCCCATCACCCGCTGCTGCTTCAATGCGCGGGGTGAAATATTTGCCTATGCGGTCAGCTACGACTGGTCAAAG GGCCACGAATTTCACAACCCTCAGAAGAAGAACTATATTTTCCTGCATTCCTGCTTCGAGGAACTCAAGCCAAGGGTCAAAAAGTGA